A region of Sparus aurata chromosome 8, fSpaAur1.1, whole genome shotgun sequence DNA encodes the following proteins:
- the LOC115587315 gene encoding CUGBP Elav-like family member 2 isoform X7, translating to MNGSLEHLDQPDPDSIKMFVGQIPRSWSETELKELFEPFGAVHQINILRDRTQNPPQSKGCCFVTFYTRKAALEAQNALHNIKTLSGMHHPIQMKPADSEKTSAVEDRKLFIGMVSKKYGENEIRMMFSSFGQIEECRILRGPDGQSRGCAFVTFATRAMAQNAIKTMHHSQTMEGCSSPLVVKFADTQRDKEQRRLQQQLVQQIQQLNSASTWGNLAGLGTLTPQYLALLQQATSTSNQSSFNGIQRLGAGVNPLQLQNLATLAAAAAAAQSSGSPTSTSALTTNSAALGALASPAGSTAGSSASATMNTLASLGTLQGLTGTSMGLNLNALTSSVTGMGAMNGGLGASMANGSAASSMDALTQAYSGMQQYTASALPSLYGQSLLQQSIAGSQKEVGPEGANLFIYHLPQEFGDQDLLQMFMPFGNVVSAKVFIDKQTNLSKCFGFVSYDNPVSAQAAIQAMNGFQIGMKRLKVQLKRSKNDSKPY from the exons ATGAACGGGTCGCTCGAGCACTTGGACCAGCCAGACCCAGACTCTATCAAGATGTTTGTGGGACAGATCCCGCGCTCCTGGTCAGAAACAGAACTGAAAGAGCTTTTTGAGCCCTTTGGAGCGGTGCACCAGATCAACATCCTCCGTGATCGCACCCAGAATCCCCCTCAGAGCAAAG gatgCTGTTTTGTAACTTTTTATACAAGAAAAGCTGCACTGGAGgcccagaatgcactgcacaACATAAAGACCTTAAGTGGG ATGCATCATCCTATCCAGATGAAACCCGCTGACAGTGAGAAAACAAGTG CGGTAGAAGACAGAAAGCTCTTCATCGGAATGGTTTCAAAGAAATACGGCGAGAACGAAATCAGAATGATGTTCTCGTCTTTCGGGCAGATCGAAGAGTGCCGAATTCTCCGGGGACCAGATGGTCAGAGCAGAG GCTGTGCGTTTGTCACATTTGCTACCAGGGCAATGGCACAGAATGCAATCAAAACCATGCATCACTCTCAGACTATGGAG GGCTGTTCCTCACCTTTGGTGGTGAAGtttgcagacacacagagagataaGGAGCAGCGgcgcctgcagcagcagcttgtaCAGCAGATTCAGCAGCTCAACAGCGCCTCCACCTGGGGAAACCTGGCCGGCCTGGGGACCCTCACACCGCAGTACCTGGCT TTGCTCCAGCAGGCCACGTCTACCAGTAACCAAAGCAGTTTCAATGGTATTCAGAGGCTAGGAG CAGGTGTGAACCCCCTTCAGCTGCAGAACTTAGCCACATTAGCTGCTGCTGCGGCCGCAGCCCAGAGTTCTGGCAGCCCGACCTCCACCAGCGCCCTGACTACAAACAGTGCAGCCCTGGGAGCACTGGCTAGTCCAG CCGGTTCGACAGCAGGATCTAGCGCAAGTGCTACCATGAACACCTTGGCATCTCTTGGCACCCTGCAGGGTCTCACTGGGACCTCTATGGGCCTCAACCTTAACGCTCTCACCAGCAGCGTCACTG GTATGGGGGCCATGAATGGAGGCCTGGGAGCCTCTATGGCCAACGGGTCAGCAGCCAGCTCCATGGATGCACTGACTCAGGCCTACTCAGGGATGCAGCAGTACACAGCCTCCGCCCTGCCCTCCCTCTATGGCCAGTCTCTCTTGCAGCAAAGCATTGCTGGCAGCCAGAAGGAAG TAGGGCCAGAGGGCGCCAACCTGTTTATCTACCACCTGCCGCAAGAGTTTGGTGACCAGGATCTTTTGCAGATGTTTATGCCTTTTGGAAATGTGGTCTCTGCCAAAGTCTTCATTGACAAACAGACCAATCTGAGCAAGTGCTTTG